One window of the Pempheris klunzingeri isolate RE-2024b chromosome 10, fPemKlu1.hap1, whole genome shotgun sequence genome contains the following:
- the ifngr2 gene encoding interferon gamma receptor 2 yields the protein MLFLLLCIQAAVPVLSVAPPSAPQNIKVDNWLLTWTPGEEERDVTYTVQYRSLDKDTWEKVSACVHISSLSCNVTSAKGKAEDDCVMLRVQAERHGLTSGQVKACSRHGDTCSPEPTLTARPGSLTVHLNRNNSFATNNADRAQHRIYYGKEGEPLEEYGDTLSSVSISGLQEGQRYCIKVQYILSTVPKGMPSCIQCELIPESEPQQTGTAAAAGVGVVLLALIPVVAYILIFKRGRIKEWLRPPYEIPEDFFLEPFPEHYIISTSIPSDEQCDVISCIKPKELAD from the exons ATGCTGTTTCTTCTGCTGTGCATCCAAGCCGCCGTCCCAG TGCTGTCTGTGGCACCGCCATCTGCACCACAGAACATCAAGGTTGATAACTGGCTGCTGACATGGACTCCTggcgaggaggagagagatgtcACCTATACCGTCCAGTACCGCAG CCTTGACAAAGATACGTGGGAAAAAGTGTCAGCCTGCGTCCACATATCTTCACTCAGCTGCAATGTCACTTCAGCCAAAGGAAAGGCTGAGGATGACTGTGTTATGTTGCGTGTGCAAGCAGAAAGACACGGGCTGACCTCGGGACAGGTCAAAGCCTGTAGCAGACATG GTGACACCTGCTCTCCTGAACCCACTCTGACTGCACGGCCAGGCTCCCTGACTGTACATCTGAATAGGAACAACAGTTTCGCTACCAACAATGCGGACCGTGCACAACACAGGATTTACTATGGCAAGGAAGGAGAGCCCCTGGAG GAGTATGGAGATACACTCTCCTCCGTGTCCATCTCTGGCCTGCAGGAGGGACAGCGTTACTGTATAAAGGTGCAATATATTTTAAGCACTGTACCCAAGGGAATGCCCAGCTGCATCCAGTGTGAGCTCATCCCTGAGTCAG AGCCACAACAAACAGGCACGGCAGCAGCTGCGGGGGTCGGCGTCGTCCTGCTCGCTCTCATACCGGTGGTAGCGTACATCCTCATCTTCAAGCGAGGGAGAATCAAGGAGTGGCTGCGTCCCCCATATGAAATACCAGAGGAC TTCTTCCTCGAGCCATTTCCTGAGCATTACATCATCTCCACCAGCATCCCCAGCGACGAGCAGTGTGATGTCATTTCCTGCATAAAGCCAAAGGAGTTGGCAGACTGA